TCAGCCCGAACCCAGCGCAACCCCGAGCCCAAACCCGACCGCCGGCCAAGAACACCCTACTGAGGAGTAGCTTACTCCCGGTAGGTTGGTATATGGTCCGTCCATGGCGAACGTAAAAGGCAAGGTCGTGCTCATCACCGGAGCTGCGCGCGGCATTGGCGCCGGGCTCGCGGAGCGTCTCGCGGCTCGGGGGGCCAAGGTTGCCCTCGTCGGGCTCGAAGCGGACGAACAGCGCAAGGTCGCGGAACGCATCGGGGACTCCGCCAAGGCCTGGGAAGCCGACGTGACCGACTGGGCCGCCCTCGAAAAGGCCACCGCGGGCGTGGTCGAGCACTTCGGCGGCATCGACATCGTCATCGCCAACGCGGGTATCGCCACCACGGGCTTCGTCCGCTCCGTCGACCCCGCGGCATTCGAAAAGGTCATCGAGGTCGACCTGCTCGGCGTGTGGCGCACCTTCCGCGTCACGCTGCCCCACGTCATCGAGCGCCGCGGGTACCTGCTGGCGATCTCCTCCCTCGCGGCGATCACCCACGCCCCCGGGATGGCCAACTACGCCGCCGCGAAGGCCGGCGTCGAGGCGTTCTGCAACAGCCTCCGCGCCGAGGTCGCCCACCTGGGCGTCAAGGTCGGCGTCGCCCACCCGACCTGGATCAAGACCGACCTGGTCGACAGCGCCGACGCGCACCCGGTCTTCGGCAAGCTCCGTGCTGGCATGCCCGGCTTGCTCGGCAAGACCTACCCCCTCAACGTCGCCCTCGACCTCATCGAGGCGGGCGTCCTCAAGCGCGCCCGCGTCATCCACGTGCCCAAGTGGGTCGGCGTGCTCAAGGCCTTCCGCTCGTTCCTCCCGCCGATCGTCGAGCTCGGGGCGCGCACCCGCGTTCCCGCCGCGGACAAGGCCGCGCTGGAGGACATCAAGGCACGCGGCGCACGCGAAGCCGCCATCACCGGGCATGGTGGACGGGCAGCGATCCACTGAGGAGGCCCCGCATGTCCCGCCGTGACCTGATCAAGATGTCCCCCGACGAGGTCCTCGCGTTCCTCGCCGAGCAACGGGTCATCAACGTCGCCACGATCAACCCCAACGGCCGCCCGCACCTGGCGCCGCTCTGGTACGTGCCCCGCGGCGACGGGGTCGCGACCTGGACCTACCGCAAATCGCAGAAGGTCGCCAACCTGCGGCGGCTGCCGCAGGCCACCGTGCTCGTCGAGACCGGCGACACCTACGACAAGCTGCGCGGCGTCCAGTTCGAGGCCGACGTCGAGATCGTCGAGGACACGCCGTCCGTCGCGGAGATCGGCTCGGCCATGGCGGAGCGCTACGGGGGCGGCTCACTCGCCGCCGAGGTGGTCGCCGCCCAGGCGGCCAAGCGCGTCGGGCTGGTGTTCACGCCGACGAAGGTCGTCAGCTGGGACCACACCAAGCTCGGCGGCGTCTACTGAACCCAGGCGCCCAGCGTCGGCTTGAACTCCCGCACCGTGAAGCTCTCCAGGGCGCCTTCGACGACGTACGGATCGGCGTCGAGGACGGCCTGGAGTGCGTCCGCGTCCTCGGCCTGGATCAGGAACGCACCACCCGAGTCGTCGGCGAACGGGCCGGCCACCGCGACCGTGCCCTCCGCGGCGAGCTTGGCGAGGTACTCGCGGTGCCGGGGCCGGACCTCCCCGTACTTCCCCTGGTCGTAAACCGTCTGCACCAGGAACCAGGCCATGCGCACCTCCGTCTGCGTACCTGCTCCGCACGCTACCGGGTGAAGTGAATCAACCGATACGCTGGTTCCCGCGTGTACAGCACGTGGACAACGGTCGGGCCGAGGACAGGCGGGAGTACATGCCGGACGGCAGCGCGGAGCGGAGCGTCGAACGCACGCTCGGGCACTTGCGCACCATGGACGGGGTCGCGCCGGCCCAGCCTGCGGGTCCGCTGACCCTGGAGGATCTGTACAAGATCCACCGGATGCGCCTGGTCCGCCTCGCGATCCTGCTCGTCGACGAACCGGCCACGGCCGAAGACGTCGTGCAGGAGGCGTTCACGGGGCTCTACCGCAACTGGGGCAAGCTGCGCGACGCCGCGTCCGCGGTCGCCTACCTGCGCACCGCGGTGGTCAACGGCTCACGCAGCGTGCTGCGCCGCCGCAAGACGGCCCGCGAGTACGTGCCGCCGCACGTGGTCAACGCCCGGTCCGCGGAGAGCCTCGCGATGCTGTCCAGCGAACACCAGTCGGTGGTGAACGCGCTGTCGAAGCTGCCGCCGCGGCAACGCGAGGTCCTCGTCCTGCGCTACTACGGCGGGCTCTCCGAAGCGGAGATCTCCGAGGTCGCGGGCATTTCGAAGGGCACCGTGAAGTCCACGGCGAGCCGGGCCCTGGAGGCTCTCCAGAAGGCCATGAGTGCCTAAGCTGGTTTAGACCAATATGCTGGAGCCTGTGACGGGTTTCGTGCTGACGGGTGGCAGGCTCGCCCTCCCCGAAGGACTGGTGGACGACGGGTGGCTCGCGGTGTCCGGCGGGGCGATCGCGGGCATCGGCACCGGGACGCCACCGCCGGGCGAGCAGGTGGACGTCGGCGGGTGCTACGTGGTGCCCGGGTTCGTCGACGCGCACTGCCACGGCGGCGGGGGCGGGTCGTTCTCCAGCGGCGACGCGAAGGAGATCGTCACCGCGATCAAGGCCCACCGCAGGCACGGCACCACGACCATGCTGGCGAGCCTGGTGTCCGATCCGGTGCGCACGCTGGTGGACCAGATGGCCGTGCTGCGGGAGCTCGTCGAGGACGGCGAGCTGGCCGGCATCCACCTGGAGGGCCCGTTCATCGCCTCGGCCCGCTGCGGCGCCCACGACCCCGCGGTGCTGCGCGAACCCGACGCGGCGACCGTCGACGCCCTGCTGCGCGCGGGCCGCGGCGCGGTCCGGATGGTGACGCTCGCGCCCGAGCTGAACGGCGGTGTCCGCGCGGTCCGCCAGCTGGCCGAGTCCGGCGTGATCGCCGCGATCGGGCACACCGACGGCACCGAGGAGCAGATCCGCCCGGCCATCGACGCGGGCGCGACCGTCGCGACGCACCTGTTCAACGGCATGCGCCCGCTGCACCACCGCGAGCCCGGCCCGATCGGCGTCCTCCTCGACGACGAGCGCGTCACCGTCGAGCTGATCTGCGACCTCGTCCACGTGCACCCGACGGTGCTGCGGATGGCGGCCCGTTACGCCGGCCGCGGCCGCACGATCCTCATCACGGACGCCATGTCGGCCACCGACGCCGCTGACGGCCGCTACCACCTGGGCCGTCTGGAGGTCGACGTCCGGGACGGCGTGGCGACGCTCGCCGACACCGGTTCGCTCGCCGGCAGCACGCTGACCATGGACGCCGCGTTCCGCAACCTGGTCAAGGGCGCCGGCCTGACCATCCCCGACGCGGTCCGCGCGACCTCGGGACGCCCGGCCGAACTACTGGGCCTCGCCGACCGGCTCGGGTCGCTGCGCACCGGCCTCGCCGCCGACCTGGTGGTGCTGGACGCCGACCTCCGGCCACAGCGGGTGCTGCGGCAGGGCGCCTGGATCGCCTGATCAGGCGGGCGGCTCGACGTGCTCGACGTAGAGCGGCGTCGCGGCCAGCACCGTGCCCGACGGCGTGGGGATCCGCGCGGTGACGCGCGCGTAGCCAGCCAGCCAGGCGGCCGTGAAGCGCGGCTGGAACTCCCGGTCCAGCCAGTTCAGGACCCGCCTCAGCCACCCCGCGAACAGCTGGTTGTCGTCGAGGTCGCTCCGGCCGTTCTCGACGGTCGCTTCGCGCAGCGCATGGGTGAAGTGCAGCCACAGCGAGAACGTCACCTCCCGCCCGGTCGGGTGCTCCGGGTGCCCGGCCCCGAGCAGGTGGGCGCTCGACCCGTGCAGCAGCAGGCGCAGGTCCCCGCCGGACGGGTAGCCGTCGACGGGCTCGCCGACGTCCAGGAAGGTCGCCGCGCCGACCACCACGCCGTAGCTCATCGGCGCCTCGAAGTGCACCCACTGCCCCGGCCGCACGTCCGGGTCGGCGAACCACTTCGGGGCCCGCTCCGAGGCCTCCAGCCGCGCGACCGCGCCCGCGAGCCCCGGCTCGGCCTCCCGCGCCGCCTTGCCGACCTTGAAACCGCCGACCGGGGTGGTCACCTCGGCCTCCACGTCCCGCAGGGCGCCGCCCCGCGCAGGCAGGTCGGGGACGAGCTGCCGGAGCTTCGACGCCGAGACGTAGATCAGCTCACGCATCCCGACATCCTGCCCGACCTCCCCCGCGAGTCCCACGTTCCCAGGCGCGAGTTCCGCGTTCGCGGGTGTGAGTTCCGGCTTCAGCGGCCGGCCACGGTTGATTACGCTGTGCAGGGTGAGCGAGCCGAAGGACCCGGAACGGCTGCTGGCCGAGGCGCTGCAGGCGCAGGCCCGCAGCGCGCCGCACCCCGGCCCGCCGCCGGGCGGGTGGCCGCAGTTCGGCCTGCTGTCCGGCGCGGACGCCAGCTCGCTGGAACGCGAGCGCGCCGCACTGGAAAACCCGGCCGACCGGACCGCCCCGCGGGCGCCGCGCCGGAACGTTCCCCCGGTCCGCCACCTGCCCGCCTACTGGGTCCTCGGCCTCGCCGCGCTCCTCGGTCTCGCGACCGGCGCGGTCATCGGTCTCATCACTCTCCTGTGAGCCCACATACTGCACACAGGGTCACCCTGTACCGTTTTGTGCTGTGATTCTCGCCGAGACCGCGACCACGCTCGCTCTCATGCCGAAGTGGTTCAACCCGGAGTACCTGCTGACCGAGTTCGGCGCGTACGTGATCCTCGGGCTGTGCCTGATCATCTTCATCGAGAGCAGCGTCTTTCCCGTGCTCCCCGGTGACTCGCTGCTGTTCACCGCGGGCCTGTTCGTCGCGCAGGGTTCGATCCACGCGCCGCTGTGGCTGGTCTGCACGCTGGTGACGGTCGCGGCGCTGCTCGGCAACGTCCTCGGCTACGCGATCGGCTGGAAGGCGGGTCCGGCGCTGTTCCGGCGCCCGGATTCGAGGTTCTTCAAGCAGGAGTACGTCGACAAGACGCACGCCTTCCTGGAGAAGCACGGCCCGAAGGCGGTCGTGCTGGCGCGGTTCGTGCCGTTCGTCCGGACGTTCATCACCTGGATCGCGGGCATCGGCCGCATGGACCCGAAGAAGTACTTCACCTACACGGTGATCGGCGGCATCCTGTGGGCCGGTGGCATCACGGCGCTGGGGCACCTGCTCGGCAACATCTCGTTCATCAAGAACAACATCGAGGCCATCTTCATCCTGATCGTGCTGGTCTCGGTGGTGCCGATCATCATCGAGTGGGCGAAGGCCCGCCGCGAGAAGAAGCTGGCCGCCGCCGAGACCCCCGCCGAGTCCGATGCCGAGGTCACGCAGCGGATCCCGCGCATCGAGCGCTGACGTAGACGCACGAAGGCCGCCGCATCCTGCTCGGGTGCGGCGGCCTTTTCGCGTCTCAGGTGGGCGCGATCGCCGGCAGTCCCATCGACCGGGCGCATTCGAGGAAGCGCTTGTCGTAGGTGACGAACGCGGTCAGGTGCCTGCCGAAGATCGCCTGCGCCGTCGCCAGGTGGAACGAAGGCGTCGTACATCAGCCTG
The window above is part of the Amycolatopsis thermoflava N1165 genome. Proteins encoded here:
- a CDS encoding DedA family protein — translated: MILAETATTLALMPKWFNPEYLLTEFGAYVILGLCLIIFIESSVFPVLPGDSLLFTAGLFVAQGSIHAPLWLVCTLVTVAALLGNVLGYAIGWKAGPALFRRPDSRFFKQEYVDKTHAFLEKHGPKAVVLARFVPFVRTFITWIAGIGRMDPKKYFTYTVIGGILWAGGITALGHLLGNISFIKNNIEAIFILIVLVSVVPIIIEWAKARREKKLAAAETPAESDAEVTQRIPRIER
- a CDS encoding pyridoxamine 5'-phosphate oxidase family protein, which produces MSRRDLIKMSPDEVLAFLAEQRVINVATINPNGRPHLAPLWYVPRGDGVATWTYRKSQKVANLRRLPQATVLVETGDTYDKLRGVQFEADVEIVEDTPSVAEIGSAMAERYGGGSLAAEVVAAQAAKRVGLVFTPTKVVSWDHTKLGGVY
- a CDS encoding SAVMC3_10250 family protein, with translation MRELIYVSASKLRQLVPDLPARGGALRDVEAEVTTPVGGFKVGKAAREAEPGLAGAVARLEASERAPKWFADPDVRPGQWVHFEAPMSYGVVVGAATFLDVGEPVDGYPSGGDLRLLLHGSSAHLLGAGHPEHPTGREVTFSLWLHFTHALREATVENGRSDLDDNQLFAGWLRRVLNWLDREFQPRFTAAWLAGYARVTARIPTPSGTVLAATPLYVEHVEPPA
- a CDS encoding YciI family protein, coding for MAWFLVQTVYDQGKYGEVRPRHREYLAKLAAEGTVAVAGPFADDSGGAFLIQAEDADALQAVLDADPYVVEGALESFTVREFKPTLGAWVQ
- a CDS encoding SDR family oxidoreductase, whose translation is MANVKGKVVLITGAARGIGAGLAERLAARGAKVALVGLEADEQRKVAERIGDSAKAWEADVTDWAALEKATAGVVEHFGGIDIVIANAGIATTGFVRSVDPAAFEKVIEVDLLGVWRTFRVTLPHVIERRGYLLAISSLAAITHAPGMANYAAAKAGVEAFCNSLRAEVAHLGVKVGVAHPTWIKTDLVDSADAHPVFGKLRAGMPGLLGKTYPLNVALDLIEAGVLKRARVIHVPKWVGVLKAFRSFLPPIVELGARTRVPAADKAALEDIKARGAREAAITGHGGRAAIH
- the nagA gene encoding N-acetylglucosamine-6-phosphate deacetylase gives rise to the protein MLTGGRLALPEGLVDDGWLAVSGGAIAGIGTGTPPPGEQVDVGGCYVVPGFVDAHCHGGGGGSFSSGDAKEIVTAIKAHRRHGTTTMLASLVSDPVRTLVDQMAVLRELVEDGELAGIHLEGPFIASARCGAHDPAVLREPDAATVDALLRAGRGAVRMVTLAPELNGGVRAVRQLAESGVIAAIGHTDGTEEQIRPAIDAGATVATHLFNGMRPLHHREPGPIGVLLDDERVTVELICDLVHVHPTVLRMAARYAGRGRTILITDAMSATDAADGRYHLGRLEVDVRDGVATLADTGSLAGSTLTMDAAFRNLVKGAGLTIPDAVRATSGRPAELLGLADRLGSLRTGLAADLVVLDADLRPQRVLRQGAWIA
- a CDS encoding SigE family RNA polymerase sigma factor, which gives rise to MPDGSAERSVERTLGHLRTMDGVAPAQPAGPLTLEDLYKIHRMRLVRLAILLVDEPATAEDVVQEAFTGLYRNWGKLRDAASAVAYLRTAVVNGSRSVLRRRKTAREYVPPHVVNARSAESLAMLSSEHQSVVNALSKLPPRQREVLVLRYYGGLSEAEISEVAGISKGTVKSTASRALEALQKAMSA